The sequence ctccactgcaactgttgaaaccggacaagctagaatttcttttgccattatagccaaaattgaatatatttgtgttttttgcgacCACCATCTCAAAATATCGAAATTTTCCTAATctgtatcactaaaatcaaaaatagtgataaaataattctcaagttcttgactggaacttgaggattctcgtggacgtttcgtccgttcccttaataaaagttgtgcttTAGTAAGTTTAGAAGTCACATTACTAGTTGCATTGgattgtgtttcatgtgaaacaatttgtccaccatatttgatgttatattcattataaatatcaagtaaatgagttttaatattaaacaaaatcaatgagatagaatgaatcgtttccgcaataggctctaaagattcataatataatgttaacatgtcgcttaagccatctaatttaagtctaggatctaaaacaaaagcacataaaaaaatttcaggaatgagcaaaaaatatttttcccattTTGCTTTCATGACGACAATACATTGAGATAAAACACTATCATTAGAtttaacatgttcatgaaaaatacaagcaatgttgcaacaatgtgttaaaactaaataTGAAGTAGGATAATAAACATCGGATAATTGGTcactagcatcattaaaaacttttaaaatttcacaaatattaGTGCATATGctccattgatttgaaaacaaataaatatcacgagcttgaacaaattgatgaaaaaatatacataataaatctttatattcaaaataggataataacaatttatatgttAAATTCCAACGAGTTGGAACATCTCGTGCAAACCGCTTAGGCTTCATACCATTTACTCTACAAAATTTTTCCCATTGCTTCAAAACTTGAGGATgcgtccataaataatgaatagcgttcctaattggttgaatatgtATGCCTAAACTCCTTAgcccatcttgaacacacaaatttaaaatatgacatgtgcatctaatatgaaaaaaatttgccacctagtgatggtttacatattttaataagctcactaatactagaagtatttgcactagcattatcaaaagacattgaaaaaactttagtagttagaccatattcttataaaataacaaatataagttgcgaaatattttgtgccgtgtgtgattcgttgaaacatctatatgcaagcaaccttttttgaatgttccaattattatcaatccaatggcatgtaatacccatatatgaacaactttgccaatgatcactccaaatatcggaacataaagaaactttattattcaaactataaaattccttaattaattctttcttttgatcaacgactaactttttcattgtgcgtttgagactatttcttggaatacgtctaatagaaggattttctCTTGTAGAAAtccaattttcaaaagataatttatcgctaaaactaaaagaaagttgttcaaccgcacaaaatttagtcgtttcttctctaaatctagcttcgttatatttaaatagttgagattcattacccgattgagaagagaatgccggaatttgagtttgagcacgatCAATCCCAATTTCCACCGGATAATTTTTCTCGATATGCCGCGTCAAAGTTCCATAACCActtccttgtttaaatttgtaacattttgaacaatatttgcatttggcttgaaaatcaccggagggaagcgtcaccttgtcgaaatgtttggtgaagatatcggatgtcgggcgagacaccgctcgagtttgtcttagagaggccgccggatcgttcatactttcttgacttgcattatgacgtggtggtggtggttgttcaacttgttgtctttgttgcgcCTTATGTCgattttcttgaatttcatcatcgAAATATTCAAGATAAAAAccatcgacattgaattgaggatactcgacctcgggtggtatgatgctcttttcctttcctttttcctttgtcacccctacgacttgatctcgctccggacatttgtaattgtataaatatggaaataaatcaacaattgacaataaaccaataatcgaaacttgatatttttgataattcaagaaattaaaaggaaTTGAGAATAGAGTGAATGAAGAGAGAATtgtgtaaacaaaatgaaaggaggttgggggtatttatagaaaaaaaagtaggtttttttttttaaaaaaaaccggtAGACCCGGCGGGTCTGGCGGTCCGACCCGCCGGTCGGTCGGGTTTTCAATGGCCACGAAATCGTGGCCGTTGATCTCAACGGCCACAAAATTGTGGCCGTTGAGAGAGATCCAACGGCCACTTGCTAGTGGCCGTTGGATCTGGGCGCCCCAATGGGCTCCACGTGTCCAACCCGACGGGTTGGACGGTTCCAACCCGGCGGGTCCAACCCGCCGGGTTGACGGTTTTCCAAATGGAAAACCGGGACCGGACCGCCTAGTGGCCGGTCTGGTCCCGGTTCCGGGTTGGGCCCGTTGACCTGATTAACCGGCCCGTTGACCACGCGCCGGTTCTGGGCCcaacccggcccttggccaggtctactTCCCTGAAGTAATATCTCTACATTCTATTTGTCATGTGTCTAGATCTGCGAATAGAGTTGCTCATTCGGTTGCGTCTTTTGCTGCTTCCTCACTCACACCCTTTGTTTGGGTGCGCGGGTGTTTTCCATTCTAGATGATTGATCTTGTAATTAAAGATTTACTACAATAAAATTATgagatcaaaataaaaaatctctacATTTAccattatctataaatataaattaaactgCAAACGCTCACCCCATGCGAAAACCAAAATCCgacttctcaaaaaaaaaaaaaaaaaattcccacCGACTACTTTAAAACTTCCATCAATTTCTGCAGCACAAAATTAAttagggaaaattgcatatatcacccccgTGAAATCCCGAGTTTGCTAATAACtccctatgaaatttttttaagctaataaccccatgtgattcaaaatttatagcATACACACCTTTTTTAGttaaaaattgacaaaaatacccttacttaaataaataattaaattaattttgttttataattctatatttaattgagtaaaataatcaaattttatttaaataactatgaaaattatatataattattttatcataatatttgtcatacacgaaatatattttaatattaaattgtaTTATAACATTAAGGgcattttagtcttttttttagCCAGAAGGGGGTGTATGCTACAGATTTAGAATCATAAGGGTCTTCTAGCTCAAAATTATTTCAtagggggttatcagcaaacaCGCGATTTCActggggtgatatatgcaattttcccaATTAATTACTCCTTTTGATTCTTCAGTTTAACAACACGATTGAATTTTTCCAAGATTGTAGCAGTGATCGATGGCGGCTTATGCTGCAGTTGTATCCCTTACGCGAATTCTTCAAGAACTCATGGATCCTCATGGCCCTGTTCTTAATGAGAAGCAACAGATTCAATCCCTCCAAGAAAAGGTGAGTTTCCTATTAGATTTTTTGGAGAATTATTCTGTTTATACTGACAAAGTGGTTAAAGATTTGGAAATAAAAATTAGTACTTCACACCTATTAGAACTCTCTTAAACATGCTCTTTGATTGTAGCAGAAAATTACTGCTTTTGATTCTTTAATTTTAACAGCACGAGTGAATTAGTATATACACTGTTCCATGATTGTAGAAGAGATCAATGGCTTATGCTGCTGTTCTATTCCTTACGCGGTTTCTTCAACAAATCATGGATCGTCATGCAAAGCAACAGATTGAGTGTTTCCAAGAAATGGTCGGTTCCCTATTAGATTTTCTAGAGAATTATTCTGTTTATACTGAAAAAGTGGTCAAAGATTTGGAAATAGAAATTAGAGACGCAACTTATGAAGCTGAGTACATCATTGAGTCCTACGTATCCACTTCAATTTTATCACGACTTGATGGAGAAAGTAGTATAGGAGAATTCGAAACCGGCCTTTTGCGGAGACTTGGATAGACTCATAGAACAAACACATTCCATTCACCAAGAGGCGATGTATGTCAAGGGTATGTTGGAGCCAAACTATGTGCAACAAAGGAAGAGTTTACCTGTGGATAGATCAAGACTCACATTTACTGATACAACCCCCTCTATGGTTGGATTGAATGAAGACAAGGACAAAATAAAGGATTGGCTTACGAGCTCATCGTCGAAACTTGAAGTCATTTCGATTGTTGGGATGGGAGGCATTGGAAAAACTACTTTAGCGCGAAAACTATTTGATGACTCACGCGTTGTATGTCAGTTTGATGTTCGTGGTTGGGCAACAGTATCTCAGGAATACCCGATGTGTGATATCTTCGCAAGGCTTCTAGATTCAACAAAACAACTCAGTCGAGAAATGAAAGAGGAAAGCGTTGAGAGGAAAGAGATGTAGAATTAGCAGAATGTctatacaaaagtttgaaaGGTAGAAAGTATATCATTGTGATGGATGACGTGTGGGACTCTAAGGTATGGGATGAGATCAAGAG comes from Henckelia pumila isolate YLH828 chromosome 4, ASM3356847v2, whole genome shotgun sequence and encodes:
- the LOC140864081 gene encoding uncharacterized protein encodes the protein MAAYAAVVSLTRILQELMDPHGPVLNEKQQIQSLQEKKRSMAYAAVLFLTRFLQQIMDRHAKQQIECFQEMVGSLLDFLENYSVYTEKVVKDLEIEIRDATYEAEYIIESYVSTSILSRLDGESSIGEFETGLLRRLG
- the LOC140862255 gene encoding putative disease resistance RPP13-like protein 3; protein product: MYVKGMLEPNYVQQRKSLPVDRSRLTFTDTTPSMVGLNEDKDKIKDWLTSSSSKLEVISIVGMGGIGKTTLARKLFDDSRVVCQFDVRGWATVSQEYPMCDIFARLLDSTKQLSREMKEESVERKEM